From Tachysurus fulvidraco isolate hzauxx_2018 chromosome 10, HZAU_PFXX_2.0, whole genome shotgun sequence, one genomic window encodes:
- the LOC113651470 gene encoding uncharacterized protein LOC113651470 isoform X1, whose protein sequence is MSAVVYFQPVFYILMYFSEILPTLHKSFPDIMSLLYISILWVCACVDSAESLVTVSAPEGSTVILPCKLTEEFKPTSFIRWQFNKDTVFERRSDVTYSGSVYEGRVDVPVDELHKGNCSLVLKNVRFTDDHIYNSFTMVHGYTNAAEMKKITRVNLSVYALQKSAPVGSTAVLPCDWRNLSNKTPYVKWFIDSETVFERKGKDSYEGEGYEGRVDVPEDELLKGNCSLVMKNISVSDTGIYSSSMLITDTQESVLVQKVKLSVVALQISAPVGSTVILPCKLTEEFKLTSVIKWQINNEMVFKRNSDCTCTGKEYECRVYVPEDELRKGNCSLVLKDIRFTDGQTFTVEHADTNTGEAKEITRVNLSVYALQISAPVGSTVVLPCDWSHLSIKTIDVGWFIDSETVFERKGKDSYQGEGYEGRVDVPEDELLKGNCSLVMKNISVSDTGIYSSSMLITDTQEPVLVQKVKLSVVEDSVNERGSSSKCSDSHQTGGNNWII, encoded by the exons ATGTCTGCAGTGGTTTATTTTCAACCagtgttttacattttgatgTATTTCTCAG AAATTCTGCCAACACTCCACAAGAGTTTTCCAGACATCATGTCCCTCCTTTATATTTCCATCTTAtgggtctgtgcctgtgtgg ACAGTGCAGAATCTCTGGTTACTGTATCAGCTCCAGAGGGTTCCACAGTCATCCTGCCGT GTAAACTGACTGAAGAGTTCAAACCAACATCATTTATTAGGTGGCAGTTCAATAAAGACACTGTGTTTGAGAGAAGGAGTGATGTTACATATTCAGGTTCAGTATATGAAGGACGTGTGGATGTTCCTGTGGACGAGCTGCATAAAGGAAACTGTTCCCTGGTGTTGAAGAACGTCAGATTTACTGATGACCACATCTACAATTCCTTTACAATGGTACATGGGTACACTAACGCTgcggaaatgaaaaaaattaccAGAGTTAATCTCTCAGTCTATG CTCTTCAGAAATCAGCTCCAGTGGGTTCCACAGCTGTCCTGCCGTGTGATTGGAGAAATCTGTCCAACAAAACTCCTTACGTTAAGTGGTTTATCGATTCTGAGACTGTGTTTGAGCGAAAGGGTAAAGATTCATATGAGGGTGAAGGATATGAGGGTCGTGTGGACGTTCCTGAGGACGAGCTGCTTAAAGGAAACTGTTCCCTGGTGATGAAGAACATCAGTGTTAGTGATACAGGAATCTACAGCAGCTCCATGttaattacagacacacaggaatcTGTCTTGGTCCAGAAGGTTAAACTGTCAGTTGTTG CTCTTCAGATATCAGCTCCAGTGGGTTCCACAGTCATCCTGCCATGTAAACTGACTGAGGAGTTCAAACTAACATCAGTTATTAAGTGGCAGATCAATAATGAGATGGTGTTTAAGAGAAACAGTGATTGTACATGTACAGGTAAAGAGTATGAGTGTCGTGTGTACGTACCTGAGGACGAGCTGCGTAAAGGAAACTGTTCTTTGGTGTTGAAGGACATCAGATTTACTGATGGCCAAACCTTTACAGTGGAACATGCGGACACTAACACTGGGGAAGCAAAAGAAATTACCAGAGTTAATCTCTCAGTCTATG CTCTTCAGATATCAGCTCCAGTGGGTTCCACAGTTGTCCTGCCGTGTGATTGGAGTCATCTGTCCATCAAAACTATTGACGTTGGTTGGTTTATCGATTCTGAGACTGTGTTTGAGCGAAAGGGTAAAGATTCATATCAGGGTGAAGGATATGAGGGTCGTGTGGACGTTCCTGAGGACGAGCTGCTTAAAGGAAACTGTTCCCTGGTGATGAAGAACATCAGTGTTAGTGATACAGGAATCTACAGCAGCTCCATGttaattacagacacacaggaaccTGTCTTGGTCCAGAAGGTTAAACTGTCAGTTGTTG
- the LOC113651470 gene encoding uncharacterized protein LOC113651470 isoform X2 has translation MSLLYISILWVCACVDSAEPNVTVSAQVGSTVILPCKLTEEFKPTSFIRWQFNKDTVFERRSDVTYSGSVYEGRVDVPVDELHKGNCSLVLKNVRFTDDHIYNSFTMVHGYTNAAEMKKITRVNLSVYALQKSAPVGSTAVLPCDWRNLSNKTPYVKWFIDSETVFERKGKDSYEGEGYEGRVDVPEDELLKGNCSLVMKNISVSDTGIYSSSMLITDTQESVLVQKVKLSVVALQISAPVGSTVILPCKLTEEFKLTSVIKWQINNEMVFKRNSDCTCTGKEYECRVYVPEDELRKGNCSLVLKDIRFTDGQTFTVEHADTNTGEAKEITRVNLSVYALQISAPVGSTVVLPCDWSHLSIKTIDVGWFIDSETVFERKGKDSYQGEGYEGRVDVPEDELLKGNCSLVMKNISVSDTGIYSSSMLITDTQEPVLVQKVKLSVVEDSVNERGSSSKCSDSHQTGGNNWII, from the exons ATGTCCCTCCTTTATATTTCCATCTTAtgggtctgtgcctgtgtgg ACAGTGCAGAGCCTAATGTTACTGTATCAGCTCAAGTGGGTTCCACAGTCATCCTGCCATGTAAACTGACTGAAGAGTTCAAACCAACATCATTTATTAGGTGGCAGTTCAATAAAGACACTGTGTTTGAGAGAAGGAGTGATGTTACATATTCAGGTTCAGTATATGAAGGACGTGTGGATGTTCCTGTGGACGAGCTGCATAAAGGAAACTGTTCCCTGGTGTTGAAGAACGTCAGATTTACTGATGACCACATCTACAATTCCTTTACAATGGTACATGGGTACACTAACGCTgcggaaatgaaaaaaattaccAGAGTTAATCTCTCAGTCTATG CTCTTCAGAAATCAGCTCCAGTGGGTTCCACAGCTGTCCTGCCGTGTGATTGGAGAAATCTGTCCAACAAAACTCCTTACGTTAAGTGGTTTATCGATTCTGAGACTGTGTTTGAGCGAAAGGGTAAAGATTCATATGAGGGTGAAGGATATGAGGGTCGTGTGGACGTTCCTGAGGACGAGCTGCTTAAAGGAAACTGTTCCCTGGTGATGAAGAACATCAGTGTTAGTGATACAGGAATCTACAGCAGCTCCATGttaattacagacacacaggaatcTGTCTTGGTCCAGAAGGTTAAACTGTCAGTTGTTG CTCTTCAGATATCAGCTCCAGTGGGTTCCACAGTCATCCTGCCATGTAAACTGACTGAGGAGTTCAAACTAACATCAGTTATTAAGTGGCAGATCAATAATGAGATGGTGTTTAAGAGAAACAGTGATTGTACATGTACAGGTAAAGAGTATGAGTGTCGTGTGTACGTACCTGAGGACGAGCTGCGTAAAGGAAACTGTTCTTTGGTGTTGAAGGACATCAGATTTACTGATGGCCAAACCTTTACAGTGGAACATGCGGACACTAACACTGGGGAAGCAAAAGAAATTACCAGAGTTAATCTCTCAGTCTATG CTCTTCAGATATCAGCTCCAGTGGGTTCCACAGTTGTCCTGCCGTGTGATTGGAGTCATCTGTCCATCAAAACTATTGACGTTGGTTGGTTTATCGATTCTGAGACTGTGTTTGAGCGAAAGGGTAAAGATTCATATCAGGGTGAAGGATATGAGGGTCGTGTGGACGTTCCTGAGGACGAGCTGCTTAAAGGAAACTGTTCCCTGGTGATGAAGAACATCAGTGTTAGTGATACAGGAATCTACAGCAGCTCCATGttaattacagacacacaggaaccTGTCTTGGTCCAGAAGGTTAAACTGTCAGTTGTTG
- the LOC113651470 gene encoding uncharacterized protein LOC113651470 isoform X3 codes for MYFSEILPTLHKSFPDIMSLLYISILWVCACVGSSPLSSLKFTRSEVGLEAVLPCEWGSHNKAISATPYIQWQTFRNMVFEREGPDQFQGEAYKNRADVPEGVLAKGNCSLHLTDIRFSDAGIYECYLVVGKTDNRRRIFIQSVQLSVLDHKSSQSVEMGKDLTLDLYTHQAQTVVFQPSNSTEWRELWQRQHRKEDLRSRVEERNGKLLIKNVRESDEGLYKVMDSEGLALSTVKVSVEEPSEPTRQNMVEKQLYLESSVGVNYPSLPLPFLLVMHLYLL; via the exons atgTATTTCTCAG AAATTCTGCCAACACTCCACAAGAGTTTTCCAGACATCATGTCCCTCCTTTATATTTCCATCTTAtgggtctgtgcctgtgtgg GATCGAGTCCGCTCTCATCACTGAAGTTCACTCGGTCTGAAGTGGGTCTGGAAGCTGTGCTGCCGTGTGAATGGGGGTCACACAATAAAGCCATATCTGCAACGCCGTATATCCAGTGGCAGACTTTCAGAAACATGGTGTTCGAGCGAGAGGGTCCTGATCAGTTTCAGGGCGAGGCTTACAAAAATCGTGCTGACGTTCCAGAGGGTGTGCTGGCGAAGGGGAACTGCTCCCTGCATTTGACTGACATCCGCTTTAGTGATGCAGGAATCTATGAGTGCTATCTGGTGGTTGGGAAGACAGATAACAGGAGGAGGATCTTCATCCAGAGTGTGCAGCTCTCTGTTCTCG ATCACAAGAGCTCTCAGTCTGTGGAGATGGGGAAAGACCTGACCCTTGACCTGTACACACACCAGGCACAGACTGTGGTGTTCCAGCCCTCCAACAGTACTGAGTGGAGAGAACTGTGGCAAAGACAGCATAGAAAGGAGGATCTCAGGTCTCGGGTGGAGGAGCGAAACGGGAAACTTCTTATCAAGAacgtgagagagagcgatgaAGGACTGTACAAAGTGATGGACAGCGAAGGACTCGCTCTGAGCACCGTGAAGGTTTCTGTTGAAG AACCTTCTGAACCCACGAGACAGAACATGGTGGAAAAACAGTTGTATTTAG aaaGCAGTGTTGGAGTGAActatccctctctccctcttccctTTCTCCTTGTCATGCACCTGTATCTACTCTGA